In Lolium rigidum isolate FL_2022 chromosome 7, APGP_CSIRO_Lrig_0.1, whole genome shotgun sequence, the DNA window CACATTTTCGACTACTAAACGTTATACGTGTAGGCTATTtttttcatgagatcattgtaaccTTGTGAGTGCACAGAATTTACAGGCAGTGAGAAGTATATCAGTGAGGCGTTTCTGCTATTTTTTTTCTCCAGAGATCATTAAACCTGGTGAGCGCACTACAATTGACAGTGAGAAGGGAGTCTATCACAGTGAGGCAGAGAATATCAGTGAGCGTGTGGGCTATTTTTTTCCAGAGATCATTAAACCTTGTGAGTGCAATAGCCGATATAGAATTGACAGACAGTGAGAAGGGAGTCTACCACACTGCTCATCTCCTGACGCCAAGAGGCCTGCGATCCAAGGAACTTGGAGCACTCCTACCTGTGTGCTCAATCTGCTTCTTGAAAAAGAAAGGAGCAGTCTGTCTTTGCGTTCTTGCTGCAAGAAAGCTGGTGTAGTTGTTGTAGCTTCGGCTGTGTTTTGTTCTAGTTCCTGTTCTCTTGCTGCAGTTGATATGTCTCACTGCGGCTGTGCTCTTTTTATTTTCTCTCAAAAAGACATGATTTTGCATGAGATATGTAAGTAATTGAACCTGCTTTTGCCTGGGGTTTCGTTGAGCCTGATCAATGGAACCGGGGATGATGACCCCTGTCGCTCTAAAAAAAAAGGGACCACACTGAGACCGCTTACGTGTGCAGAAAACCACAACCCCAGTAAAGGGGACGTCGAAGAATTGAAGATAATCTCTAAAGTAAAATAATCTGCAGCATACATGCCAGATCGTAAAGGGATAAATTCTATGTATCTATACTCTCTCAAGATAGAGAGCATTCACAGCCAGGATGCATCATAAGCTGTAAAAAACTGCACATTCTCTATATTGATAAGGAAAGTGGACAAGTCATACAATGTCACTTCATCACAAGTCAGAGCCAACTAGCCAAGGAAAACATATGCTTTTGTTTATGGCGCGATCTATCCATGGGATTACGCTTGAGACCTATCATTGTCTGAGCTCAAAATGCTGCTCTCATAGCGCCCCTTGTCGCATCACGCTTCATCTCTGCAGCCTTCCCACTTCCCCGGAAGTACATGTACACTTGCTGCACGCGTATAATGCCAAAACAGCTCAGACAATTCACTTTAAAGTATATTTAGTAAATCATAATGGTTGCTCATCGGAAGACTGACCTGGATAACCCAGATGCTGAGCAATGACTCCAGGGCAAACAATCCAAacccaatgaagtagaaaatctgCACAAGAATTTATGAATTATTTGGCCGGCCAAAAAAATCCTCGGCTCAGGAAGCTGTCCTGGTGGTTCAAAACCATGTATCTATGATAGGCTGATCTACTGCTAGCTGGCTAACAATAGGCTGATTGACTGACCCCCACTAAAGCATTCACGCTGATGAGATCAATCGCCGGCAAAATTCCCCTGCACAAGCATAAAACAGAAATCAGTCCACTCTAAAGTTCCACACCACATATCCGAGGAATATTTTGGACTACAAAATTTTAAAGAAGTGGGACATTTAATGTTTGTATAGAAGGATGAATAGAATTTAGTAACTCTATCAAGGTGGGTCCAACCATGGGAATCCAAAATCAAGTGGTAACTCTGCACCCAAGCTTGGTATACGATGCTTGTTACAAATTGAGATATGCTGACATCAAAGTGCGCAAAAAAACATGCATGCAACTGTCTTGCTTATACTATCTTCAGCACAAATTATTTGTATTAAATTCAAGTACTATGGGAAGTCACTTTTCCAGTCTTGTAATGTTATTGCTAGAATATGAGCAAGCAAGAGACTTACGCCAAAGATTTCCCCTCAAAGACAGCAGGAGGAGCCACAGCAGCAAATACGACGAAAATAATGTGAAACTGCAAAGTACGAAAGTTCAAGCAATGTATTTTTGTAGGTTTTCAATTATCAAACATTACAGATAAACCAAGGAATTGTTGAGTAATCCAGTCGTAAGACTTaccaagtaaagcaagaaaaaCAATCCAAACTTCAATGCACTGTCAGTCCTATAACACAAGTTGCAAGAGAATGTTATCTATATATATGcaaaaattcaggaaaacgaGAAACATACAAAATAACACAGAAACCTTTCAAATATATACCTCATAGCATTATAAAGAGGGCGATACCATAACACATATGCACCAGGAACCCCAGAGATGAAGTAGATTATTGCTAGTAACCAGATTTTCACTCCTGTACATGGATAAACCATTCattattcaaacattaaataattccgATGCATAGGGAcatggaacaacaaaagaagcggAGTATTACCTTCCCCCTTGATCCAGGCTGTAGTAACTGCTATGACGTTCCAGAAAAGACAGCAAGCCAAACCTATTCAATGCCAGGGAAAGCTTTCTTAGTTTTGCTGATATGTAGTAAAGGAGGATTTATTCTTATTATGACCTACCATATAGTTTAGCATGTCATAAAACTTGAAAATAAAATACAGACTTCTGATACTATAAAGacaatctcaacttttttttaCCAGTGTTTTGGAAATCTTTTAATTTATATCATAATCTCGATACATGGTAATGCATGCATATAGTAATATAGCCCTTAATGGCATTAATAATTTCCTCTGCCCATTTATTTAACCATGATATGGCTGGCAGCTGAAGAAATGAATGTGATGGTACTATTTTAGCGACATGCCATGAAGGTTGAACAAAATTCCATGCCTACGATACCAACAACCCATATCCCACAGATGAAAAGGGTTAAGCATCTGAAAACGGATCTTTCTGAAATACGAATAACATCTCCCAAGTTATGGAGAAATTGTTTGTACACCATCGCATttgaagaaaaggaagaaaattcTTCAACAAACTTTAAAAACTTGCAATTCCGGGAAGGAAGCATACCAAGAAACGATGCAAATGCAAAGTATTGCATCCTCTGAAGATGACTCGGTATCTCATTAGCAATATCATGGTGGATGAGTGGCAGGAAAGGAGGCCAGTTTTTCTCCTCAATGACAATACCAGCTACAATCAAACAGAATAAGGGAACATAAGTTTAGCCACCCATGAACAAAACAATTCATGATTTTTTCTGTAGGAAAAATGACAGCACAATCTTCAAAATGCTAATCtagaaaaaataataaattacAATAGGTCCATTTCAATTTTAAACATAACGATAAAATTTATAATTCCTTAGCAGAGAGGGGAAAAGTACAAAACATAATAAGAATAAATTCTTCTAGAATAAAACAGAAAAGTACCAAGATTAGTTTGATCTTATCATGCAGTAGTCTATAACTTAATGTAAATATGATTCAGTATAGCAATGTTCTTATGCTTAGTGGATATACTTCTTTTACAAGTGCATTACTATATGATCCTTTCATTTTTCTCAGAGCAAATAGGAACAAAATTATCACGGAGAACTGCTATGTCATCTATGAAAGAGCATAAACAAACACTTACCTCGTGCTGCAGCTTCCTCTCTTCTTTTCAGTTCCTAATACATATAGTTAATATAGGGGATCAGAACCTGATAAAACCTTTGGCTCAAATAACTATGTAGAACAGTGGCAGGAATACAACGTGCAACTAAAAAGCTGAATTTGAAAGGGAACCAAAAACGCCTGATGATCCTAAATAAGCTTCACAAGATTACTTCACACCGAAGACCACTATTAGTATGAACCAACATAAGCCTCAAACAAACTCTGTTATTGACTTGATTTATCGTGATAGCTACAGTTAAAGTGTGATGTAACTGCATAAATAGGCATTGTACCTTCTCCCTCTTGTTCAACTCTGCCTCCCTCGCTTGCAgctccttttctcttttctttaggTCCTAGGAGCATTCACAAATCAGACGTTAGTTGGAATCCCTAGGTACAATGTTGCGTGTAGCTACAAGTTCCCAATGTGCATTTTGCAGTTGCCAAGAAATAAACCGCAGAATCACACAAACCTTTGACGAATCCAGAGGGATATCCACTGTGGCACTGAAATCTGCCGGTTCCGGGGGAAGGGGTGAAAGCCGCGAATTTGATGCAGGGGCAACGTTTCTGGGATTCTACATTATTATACTCAGTTAAAATCAAGTAAATCATACAGTGGTGAGCAGCCAGCAGTTACGGGCAAACTTAACCCCAAATTCAGTGGTAGAACACCATACCGGCATGTAGAACGCACCGCCGCCACCGAAGTTGGACTGCCCGCCAGCCTTGCCACGCGTTTGTTCCTGCGAAGAAATCACCCGCATGTTTCAAATTGGAGAGCGTATTTGAGGGTTTTAGCACCAATGCATCGTCAGACCAGCGCGAATCCCCGCAGTACTAGCAGCGTCGGTGACGGCAAGATTggacggagaagaagaagaagaaggaaaaagatGGATGGGTTTATCCATCGGCGAGGCGTGGTTAGATCTGCGCCGTGCTCAGATCGAACGCGAAGGAGCACCTCGCCGTAGGCTCGCGGCAAGGAGAAGGGAAGAAGATCCGCAGCATCCGGGCGATGGCGGAAAGGGATCCTGGTTCTGGACAGGAGGCTTACCGAGAAAGGGTTcacgtcctcctcctcgaagggGTTGCCCCCATCGTAGCGCCCCGCCATGTCCCTCCTCCAAGGCTCGGCGCGCTTGCTCTTGCGCCACCGACAACGGCGATTGGCGACACGGAGCAGCGGAGGAGACGGCGAGTCCTGGCAGATAGAAGATGGATACAGCAGCGCACGCACGTTCGTTCGCGCAATCGcacccaccaaattaaagttgggCCGGAGATACGACTTTGCGAGTTAATTAAGCCGCACACACGGAACGACCCTCTCTGCCAGTTGCAACTGCTCGTGGTCGCGAGCCGAACttcagtttttcttttcttttgcttatgTTTTTCTTCAGAAGAAAGCCTCGAGAGGACATGGCGCTCCTTGTTTCATAATCTAGACTAGTGagcttgcacgtgcaatgcaccatTTCACATCTGCACATAAATAGTATTACATTTAATTGCAAAATATTCCAATTCAACCTCATTTTGAAGCAAAACTCAGTAATGTCCACAAAGATTGACTTCACTGCATCCATTTCACTACACCCAACCATAGAGAGAGGTCCACCCTTACCACGCTGAAAGTACTCCAACTTTGTAGTACTATGGATAAAAATGTGATTCGATCGTCCGAACATACATGCGAACCACATGGTCAAGTACTGCAAGCTCTTCAATTAACATATCTGATaatttggaaacaaaaaatgtacGTAATCAGATTTGAGCATGTGTATCCATGATACAACCAGGACGATCAAataaactagatttagatgtgcgccttggcgcacgatcccatgAAATTCGCACCGATTTACACTTTATGCAATAAAAATCATGTGGAAAATGTTAAAACATTTGTGGGCATTGTCAAATCACATGAGCTCTCCTCTGTTGGAACTTCGAAGCGAGACCTACAATCGGTAAATTCGGATTTACCGGGTGGCTCCATGAGCTCCCCTCTATATTATaccactagatttagatgtgcgccttggcgcacgatcccgtggagtTCGTGTCAATGTACACTATGTATAGAGGCGATAAAAATTAACTGCCAACACGATCATACGCTTCTTGTGTTTCAGAAAACGATGTCCCTGGGATGAAATTAGGATAAACTAACTATAATAACTTATAGAAATTTGATGCATCTATTAAATAAAACCTGCACCAAGTTGGGTTACCGAAGAGGCCTTTTttggtataatttttttttttgtgttagtTGCTTGGAATGTATATATTTTATAGTCGATTAATTTGGTAGATGGAATTTAAGTTTTCACGATAGTGGCATCGACTTAGATATTTGTTAGATGTCAGATAAGATAGGCAATGTAAGGAAGACTTGAATATTCGTTAGACGTGAGGTAAGATAGGAAATGCTAATAACGAAGTTGCAGCCCTAGTAGGCTAGTAGATATATTTACATTGGAATACATGGCAGATAATGTTGAGCACACGTTTCTATAGGACTGAGCCAGACGGCGATAGAGGGATAGAGTTGGCGCATGTTGTATGAGTTC includes these proteins:
- the LOC124670249 gene encoding secretory carrier-associated membrane protein 1, with product MAGRYDGGNPFEEEDVNPFSEQTRGKAGGQSNFGGGGAFYMPNPRNVAPASNSRLSPLPPEPADFSATVDIPLDSSKDLKKREKELQAREAELNKREKELKRREEAAARAGIVIEEKNWPPFLPLIHHDIANEIPSHLQRMQYFAFASFLGLACCLFWNVIAVTTAWIKGEGVKIWLLAIIYFISGVPGAYVLWYRPLYNAMRTDSALKFGLFFLLYLFHIIFVVFAAVAPPAVFEGKSLAGILPAIDLISVNALVGIFYFIGFGLFALESLLSIWVIQQVYMYFRGSGKAAEMKRDATRGAMRAAF